CACTTAGAGCCACTACCCCTATCCCCcttgattgacagtgccaggcGAGATGCCTGCGCCATAGTCTACACTAATGACTATTCCACATGCACCAATGAAGTCATCCTCACTAGATTGAAGCTGAGCTTCTCTTCTAGGGGGGAGGATGAAATCAGCGCATGCGTAGTAGTCACCTGTGCTGCTGGCGAAGCAGAGGCCGATGCAATGTGCATGCACCAGTATTGTAGACTATGGAGCAGGACGAGATTACAGGGCCAGGCGagatgcctggtcctgtcaatcacagggacaggagaagtggctcagtccagagcagaggagctTTGGCACACCAAAGACACAAAACTTATATcttaagtaattttttttcttaagaaCATAAATTCCTCCCTAAATTAATCTTACCCAGTAGGACCAACCCTACCTTGATGCAgccgacagatgctctttaaattcTTTGCTACATTCTCTtctggtttgggctcaaaataCTGCATCAAGTACTACagtggagttttttttctccccccaaaaaacactgAGTGTGAAACCTCCCCAACACTTCagcagtaaatttttttttatatccaatTAAACCAATTTCTTAAATGGATTTCAATGAGCAACATGCTAGACACAGGACATTCTTTAGACATATACTTGTATACAATTAACGTAAAATATATTTATGTGACAACGTCTTATGACATTGTCAAGTAAAGGCATCTCGGCCACAGTAATCAAATCAGTGTAATCTTTGGCATTTCACACAATCATATAGCTCTAATATGAACACTGCATGCTGATGATTGGATCAAATAGATTAAAATTCTTAATAACACCAACTCTAATAAACTCCATATACAAATCAGTCCCCGGGAGCCGATCTTATGAACCACCAGGGCTACATTGATGgagccaaagtggaataactgtTAGCGCTCTCTGACAATAGAATTATTAATGGAGTACTATAgaacctttaaaaggggttggcccacaAACATCTATCACCTATGGAACCCCCAATGATCATAAGAAAAGGGGTCCCCAATCCTGAGTGAATGGagcagaactgagcatgtgtgaccaccgctccattcactgtcTACAGGACTGCCTAGTACTATGGACAGGTGATATTGTTCGTGGGTCAACCCCTGCCACAAAGCCCTTACCCTCCCTTAGATCAAAATGAGAATAAAGTGGCAGGCTTCtccataaagtttttttttttttctgattaaagtacacgattaacataaaaaaacaaccaatttggcatttattattaatatttgatTGTAGTCATTTTATTTTCAAATACTGCTCTTCAATCAACATATGtccaaaattgttaataaagTAATTCCACgctaaaaaatactgaaatgttaaTAGCCGGGTTTAGTTAAAGCACAAAAAAAATCCAGTACCACTGGATTTACTTTTagagtaaatatattttatatatgtgtatatttatttatttttaaaaaagctgATTTTATTTTGTCATTAAAATTTAACCAATCTTAGAAATCACACTCTTAAATGAGGAAAGAGTGGATttcaggttaaaaaataaaaccctGAAGATCAGCTACTCTGCCTTCAGGCGACAAGTTACCAGTAACCGTCATTAGAAAATGTTATTGCTGTAATTCCCGAATCAGGCCTTTTAGGACACAGCTTAACCCATGTAATGAAAGCTGCCAATCTCATTCTAGCGAGGACGTGAGAGCCAGTCCTCTTACTTTCTAAGTGAGGGAGCCAGCAGCAGTCTAACCATGACAAGCCATTCTAATACACACGTACAACTGCTGCATGGAAGATTGTCTCTCCTTTTAAAGTGCCGTACAGCACAAGGTGAACGTGCCATGCAGTACTACTCATGGGCAGCTTTGCGCTGCCAAATATGAAATAAGGGGCCTTTCTGAAATGAAGTGTTTTGGTGACCAACGTACAGATCAGCACCTTGCAAGGAAATGTAAAAAACAGAAGTAGTAAGGATCCTCAGCCTCCCTTAACACTTAAAGTCCGGACATTTATCAACCACCCTGGCTGCGCTCATACCCTCAGAGCTGAAATGTTTAGATTCAGTGCAGTTCTCTAGCAGAAGAGCTTGACAAAGCAGTTCTGGCAATAAGGCTTGTCATTCTGCTCCTTGAAGGTTCCTTTATTGAGTTGCTTAAGGCAGAAGGCACAAACAAAATGCTCGGGATGGAATTTCTTCCCCATGGCGGTGATGCAGCGGCCGGTGATTGGCTTCTGGCAGCCGGAACACAGTGATCCACGACGCTCATGGTAATGAACCTCGCAGTATGGCTGCCCATCATGCTCGAAGAAGCTTCCATTCACAAATGGAGTAAAACATTCCTGAAAACACAAAGTATTTCGGAGTGAATATCGATAAACAATTTCCTTTCTTTAAAACTAGGGCCAAACTGTGTCACTAAATGTACTCAGTAGGGACACTGATAATGGCATTTTCATCCATTTCAAGGGGTTGCCCTACCATAAGAACTTTCCTCCTATCCTATagtataggtgataaatgtaggaTTGCTAGGGATCACACTAATGGAAACCAATTCATTCCCGAGTCCCCAGTTTGAATGAAATGATGGTCACAACATGCTGCTGGAACTTCCctgattctctatgggactgacatAGCTGCatgctgtacttggctatctccgtcATTTCTAtggtgggacaaccactttacagaggacctgtcacctctcctgacatgtctgttttagcaataaTCCTGTATTTcatatgtaataattctggaactATTCTTATGAgcctatgttgtgccgttcttcTATTACtcttactagaagtttatgaatgtgTTGCCAGCAGTCTACAATAAAAGTCCATCTACAAGTTACCAGTTTGTCCCTgcacattatccaatcagtgctaccagtgtcagactgggcagggacacaaccccaactggtaaggcctcatgcacacggcgggcacatgaggcctaacagaaacAGATGGACCTTCATTGCTGATTGCCGGCAATTCATTTATAAGCTtataaataatagaggaatggcagaaCAGAAAGTCATACGAACAGGTGCTCCCGAATTATTACATGAggcatgcaagtagttactaaaacagacatgtcaggagatgtgACAGGTAATATTAAGTGAATTTAAATGGGTATGCGATATATTTGTCTTTGAATAGTGGTGGTgctttgcagtgctggggtcctagttCCAAATCTGAGCAGCGGGCAATATCTGAATGGAGTTTAAATGTTCACCTTGtgtttcctccaggttctccagTTTCCTCACAAACCTACAGATTAGTAAACTGTCTTTCTATGAAATTGGCTGCGTTTAATATAGGGCATTTAAATAGTACTTGTCCCCTACGGGGTTCAGTATTATTTTTCTGTCAACATAGCTCTACAAGGGCTTGTTTTTGCTGAGGAGTTATGCATATTTTTTACATAGAATGTACTGTATAACTTTTTTGGCAGGGAGGTAAAAAACTATTtctccacatttttttatttttttgggggaggggggggggggggcttatagcCTTCACTGTGTGCGGCATCTCCTACGGCACTGGCTCCTTCACTGAAGACAGTAGCCTGGGAAGCAGAACAGAAGGCTGTCTAGTTAAGTGCAGTCCGCAGCACAGACCTCGGCACGTCCGTGCTGCAGGAGGAGAACAGCAAAAGTCTAACAATTATTTTGTAAAAAGGGTTATGCCGCAAAGCGCtacactataagggtccattcacacgtccgttgtttctttcctgatctgttctgttttttgctgaacagatctggacccattcattttcaatgggtcctggaaaaaaaaatctgacattgtgctgtccgttttttttcagtccagatctgttcagcaaaaaacggaacagatcaggaaacaaacaacggacgtgtgaatagaccctaatagTGTTTCCTTGTGAAGGTACCTTTTAATTGTTTTTGTCATATGTATTCTTACCCTACAGACAAAGCactcaggatgccacagagtgttGAGCGCAGAAATGTAATTCTCCAGGATTGCATGGGTGCAGCCACCACACTTGGGAGCAAACATGTCAAAATAATCCTTACGGCAATAAGCCTTTCCGTCCCTCTCATGGAAACCTGTAAAACCAAGCCAAATCACACGGAGTTAACATACAGTATGTGCATTTGACAAACACAGCAGTCATTCACTCCTTCTCCAGAGGCTGTCACCCCCTCTTCACTTCAAAAATACAAGGCATTCCTGTCTGAAATCAATAAGGACTCCTGGAGTGGATCACTGGCTGAGAGGTTTGGTGACCTGTCAGGTCTCTTTTTGGAGCTTATAAAATATCTGCTTAAAATCTGCGTTACGGTGATATCCTTCTGGCCCGTAGTTTCCTAGCTGCCGATAAACTCTAGATATTTATCAGGATACTTTGCCAACAATCCAATGTTAAAGATGGGAAGAAAAAAACCTTACCAAGACCTTGTAACTGTCTGTAGTCCCCTTAAAAgaggttatccaatttctcatgTGCGgggcccctcaccggtaatatacttaccccactcccggcgccactcctggtccccgcacatggatgaaaacatccggtgtcggaaggagcagccaatggcaggcagggacgagcctccctagcatcgtgggtgacgctagggaggcgcGTTCCcgtgggagcggggtaagtatattacctgtgagggaccCAACATAGcatggtaagtatattacctgtgaggggcacggcataTGTGGGGTtttttgagaaattggataacccctttaaggctacctgcacacgggtGTTGGTGAATGCACATAAGATCCAGACAAATTTCCATGCGGATTTATTTCTGCAGCATATCGTCACCAAAATTAGCAATTTGGTGAaaatttgatgcggttttgctacAGTTCTCACCCGTCCAttgaaaaactagatttttgtgtaCCAGtcttgaccttgggtatagctattgCCACTAGGAgacgacactaagcaaaaaaggtgttagctcctcccctcaactgtacccctcctgcagacactgagctaatcagtttttacaaaagcagtaggagcagtCAGGAGAAGCCAACTGCAAATAATAAAATGGAAGAAAACCAGAGATGTCTCATCCTGAAGAACCAGAAATACCCATCTAGGAGAACCAGTAATGTACATacagggtgggagctgtgtcccccaatgaacggaagagaaaccgaTTTTACGGTAagcacaaaaatctagttttcttatccgtatcattgggggacatagTCTTGACCTTGGGACGTTCCAGAGCAGTCCCCAGGGTGGGTCATAAACAAAGAAGCCATCCTGCAAATCCAAGGACCGCTTTCTGCAAAACTCTATGCCCCAGAGAAGTGTAAGAAGATGCAAAGGTGTGCACTCTGTAAAACTTGAAAAAAAGTGTGCCCAGACAACCAGGCAGCCACCCTGCACCCCTGAAAGGCTGAAGCCCCATGATGTACTGCCCAACTATTGCCCGAGCAAAATGAGCAGTAACCCGGAAGGATGGAGCCCAGCCACTGATGCGGTATGCTTCCACCATGGCCAAGCGAAACTATAGGGAATAAGAGTACCTGACAGCCAGCGCCTCAGGAACCCCATACATATAAGGCCTGGAGGATCTATGGCACACAGATCTGGCAGAACATGAGCACAGTGCCACCTATGATAACGAAATGTAGGCACAATCACAGCTACAACTAGCAAGGTTCCACCCCTAGAAGGGGGACGATGAACAGAAATACTCCCCCTGGGATGGAGTCACGCAGTAGGGGCACAGAACAAGATGGCCAGCACAAGGCTGCCTCATAGGGGGGAGGCCATAGCTCAACTATGGTTTCCGGGACCAGAGGAGAGGCTCCTCCTGAGAATGAGGCCAAACAGCAGTAAACACCCAGAACATGGTGCTAGCACCATCCTCCACTTGAGGAGCAAGGAAAAACTGACAAGCAGCGCATCTGTTCCACCTGACAGAGAATGGATGTCGATCGTGTTGAGTCCACAGCCTGTCAGCTACCGTCCCATATGAGGAAGACGGAAAATACGATAGAGCATCACTCCGCTGACTGAAGAAGGAAACACGACACAATCCATGGGTAGTGTAAGCACTACTGGTTGTGCAACTACTCCACCAATAGGAGGGCAATGCTACCTGATCTACAGTATGCAATTGTGGTGCCACGAATCCACCTATAGAAGGGGGAAAACCGAAAGGACAGATGACAACCAGTATTAGTGCAATTACTCTGTCTGCGGAGGGGGTGATGCAACAGGATGTATGGTACCCAGCGGAAGAGCAGTTACCAGCCCAATGAAGGAGGGTAATGCAATAGCCTGTATAGAAACCAGTGGTACAGCAACCACTCTATACAAAGAGGGTAATACCACAAAATGTACAGTATACGGAGTGAGTGCAAATACTCCTATTACGGAAGGAGAGGAATGCTAGCGGAAGCATAGGATGCAGTGATAGTGCAACTTCTCCGCCATGGAAGGAGGCTAGTGCTACAGGACTTATGTGGTGGTGTAAATagtccgcctatggaaggagaacAATGCTACCTGATGTACAGGAGCCCACCGAAGGTGCCAATACTCTGCCTAAGAAATGTGAAAACACTCCGTCCTTTAAaaaaaggagggtaatgctaccaGCCGAACGACACCCACTGGAATTGCAATTATTCCGCCCATGGGAGGAGGGCAAAGCTACTGGCTGTACCGTGTCCAGAGATAGTGGCACTACTCCCCTATGGAAAGAGAATAATAAAACGGACTGTACGGTACCCCATGGAAGTGCTATTACCCTGTTTATGGAAGAAGGGTAATGGTACAGGCTATACAGTACCCAATGGAAGTGCAAGTCCTCCACCTAAGAAGGAAGTGTAACGCTACCGACTGTACGGGATCCAATGCAAATTACTCCGCCTATGAAAGGAGTGTAATGCAACAGGCAGTACAGCATCCAATGtaagtgcaattactccacctatggaaggaggtaatGCTACAGGCAGTACAGCATCCCGTGTAAGTGCAGTTACTCTGCCTTTTATAGAAGGAGGGTAAGGCTACAGATTGTACAGGATTCATTGGAAGTGCAATTACTACGCCTTTTTTACGGAAGGAAGGTATGCTACAGGCTGTCTGGTATCCAGTGCAAGTGCAGTTACTCCGCCTTTTGTGGAAGGAGGGTATGCTACAGGCTGTACGGTATCCAGAGCACGTACAATTCCTCTGCCTATGGAAGAAGGGTATTCTACCATGTAACTACTCCGCCTATAGAAAGAGGGTAAGCTACAGGGAGTGCGGTATCCGGCAGTAGCGCCAGGATTCCGCTTATGCTATAGGACGTATGTATCCATCAGTAGGGTAAAGAAATTCTGCCTACAGAATGGCATGGGAACTAGGCTCAGACAGACCAAATAGCTCCAAGggttaataatatataaaatatagactttttattttatacatacaGCTCAATTCTAACCAAACAGACCTGCAGGGAACTGCACCCACATCCATCTATACTAATAACCAGCGCTGCAAGCCTCAGCAGAGAGCCCAGAAGCGTTTTCCTCGGCACAGTAGCACTGAGGCAAGGAAGGTGTTAAGCAGAAGGCAGGGGCGGAGCTTATTGGCAGCTGGTGGGGCAAGAGCAATTACTACACCAGGTTGGACTCTCATCAACACCACATCCTGCTTAGCTTCCAAATGCACATGCAGGTTAATCACCAGATTACAGGGGCATTTTCTTAGGAAACTACCTaaaaacacactgagctattagagaATAAGCAGGTCCCCCCTTCCCCGGAGAAGGGACACCTGCCAAAACGGAGGGCTCAGGGTGCGGTAAGTAGGCCTCCATGGGGGATAGTCACATGAAAAAacctgaggaggaatgggggccTTGGGGACTGAGAGAATACTCACCCGTCTGGCGTTTTCTGCCCACCTGGCTCCAGCCTGATCACCACCTTCGGTGTGCGGCCCCTTGGTGAGGGATGCTACACCAGAAACAGAGGGGACTTGCGGCGGACAGCCGCGGTGATGCGAATGCTGGCGGGAGACAGAGGTTTTTACCGGAACTTccggtcctccttttcttctgaggCACGGGAAGGAGCAGGGGGTTTGGGTGACCCCCTGGTCTCCTGGGTGGGAACGCAGGCAGCTTGGAGACTGCCATCAGCCCAGctaaaggaaagaaaaagagaaaaatggtaaagaatgaaaagaaaaaaattctgcagacctgaaaagcagggaggtctgcttCCTACAGACACCAAGCTAAAAAcagattagctcagtgtctgcaggagggatatagctgagaggaggagctaacatttttttgcttagtgtcgcctcctagtggcaatagctatacccaaggtcaagaCTGTGTCCCCCCCAATGATACAGATgagaaagggtgaaatctgcagctaaaaccgcaaacataaatGGCATACTATTTATTTCAAAATATATtttgcactgaaaaaaaaaaaatctgtaaagtgCACATCTAATCTCATACTTAGCTGGTAACGTAATGAAATGTGAGCAGGTGGCCTGTAGGGTCCATTACGCCACCCATCAAACAAGCAAATGCTTATTTTTCGGCTGATTGCATCTTTTATGCAGAATTCAGATGCTCGATTATAGGCATCACATTGCTGATAATCAATACAAGGGAATGGTAGAGGAACGCTTACAGCAGCAATCATTCTACGCCAATATACTTTGCAGCAGTGTAATAGGCTGATTCAAACAAACGCTGATTGGCCGAGTGTAATCCGCCGATGCAAACAAGTGCCAAcaggagccttaggcctcatgcccacgaacgttgttttggcccgcatccgagccacagtttttgcgacttggatgcggacctattcacttcaatggggccacaaaagatgtggacagtacTCAGTgttccatggtccgcaaaaaatatataacctgtcctattcttgtccgttttgcggacaagaataggcagttatattaatggctgtccgtgccgttccgtaaattgcgtaatgcacacggaccgcaaaacacacaatggtcgtgtgcatgaagccttagtatGACAAGTGGGATAAGTGAGAGTTACTACACATGTACAACCTACAAACAGTACAGTTGGATTACACAGTCAGAATTACCTTCAGGTCCAAAGAATGCCCCACACTGCGCACAGAAGAAATGCTCTGGATGCCATGTTCTGTCCAAAGCAGTCACAACTTTCTGAATAGAAAAAAGGAAATATACTGATTAAATTATGAAAACTATAAACCTACAATGTCACAGCCAGTCCAGGGCACTCACATCCAGTATGGGTCCATTACAGTAAAAACATCGAGGGGAGAAGAGATTATGATAATCCTTTTCACAGTAGGGCTGCCCATCGCGTTCAAAGAAGTTACGTGACCCAATTTCCTCCTGGCAATGTGTGCACACAAAATGCTCTGGGTGCCAAGTCTTTCCCATGGCCGTGACAACCTGAATAATAACAAACGCCGTCAGTACATAATGCAACTAAAGCAAATATATTACCCCCCATCACCAGCATATGACAATTACCTGGCCGGCAATTGGTTTCTTGCAAGCACCACACACCCCCTTAGCCACCGTTGCCACACCCAACTTGTTGAGGTCAGATTGGAGACTACCCAGCATATTGTCTAGCTGACTGCCAGGCTTCGGAGCGCTGGATGGAGGAGAACTGTTCACCGCTCTTCCTTGGCCTTGAGCCATAAACTATCACAGATACAAAAAAAAGACAGACAAAAACACAGTAAATACTACATTCCATGAATAGTTTGCAATGATAAGCAAGTGTGAGACCAATCCATATACCAAAGGGGTTTCATTTGTTGAATCCAGGAATCTAGAGTTGACATTGCGGTAATCAAAGTCAGGCACGAAAGACTTTTCTTCTTGTGGAGGCCACGTAGAAGAGGCGGGAAGTAAAGGAACCAGTGACTGGAGACCAATGCAAAAAGCGGAAGCTTAAAAAAACTGACAACTACCTCACTGCACAACATGCTGATACATTACAAATACACTGCTGGATTTCATGCACCATATGTCCCCAAAAGGGGACTCAGAATCCAACCGTACCATTAAAATATTTCTGACAACACCGATGACAAAAACATAAACCTGCCTTGTCAGAG
This portion of the Bufo gargarizans isolate SCDJY-AF-19 chromosome 1, ASM1485885v1, whole genome shotgun sequence genome encodes:
- the PXN gene encoding paxillin isoform X2 translates to MDDLDALLADLESTTSHISKRPVFLSEETPYSYPSGSHTYQEISIPPAHASESLNGTFTDPLDSWTTSSNAFSQQQNPIPSSSIVKEAVGSPSAGEEEHVYSFPNKQRSAEPSPTVMSSSLGSNLSELDRLLLELNAVQQAPSGSLSTDDLTRITQPVAVPVSLSSVSDSSGFKIGQSSKEKPKRNGARGIEDVRPSVESLLDELESSVPAPVPSVTVSSGEMNSSQRVTPSQQQTRISASSATRELDELMASLSDFKSLVPLLPASSTWPPQEEKSFVPDFDYRNVNSRFLDSTNETPLFMAQGQGRAVNSSPPSSAPKPGSQLDNMLGSLQSDLNKLGVATVAKGVCGACKKPIAGQVVTAMGKTWHPEHFVCTHCQEEIGSRNFFERDGQPYCEKDYHNLFSPRCFYCNGPILDKVVTALDRTWHPEHFFCAQCGAFFGPEGFHERDGKAYCRKDYFDMFAPKCGGCTHAILENYISALNTLWHPECFVCRECFTPFVNGSFFEHDGQPYCEVHYHERRGSLCSGCQKPITGRCITAMGKKFHPEHFVCAFCLKQLNKGTFKEQNDKPYCQNCFVKLFC
- the PXN gene encoding paxillin isoform X3, with amino-acid sequence MDDLDALLADLESTTSHISKRPVFLSEETPYSYPSGSHTYQEISIPPAHASESLNGTFTDPLDSWTTSSNAFSQQQNPIPSSSIVKEAVGSPSAGEEEHVYSFPNKQRSAEPSPTVMSSSLGSNLSELDRLLLELNAVQQAPSGSLSTDDLTRITQPVAVPVSLSSVSDSSGFKIGQSSKEKPKRNGARGIEDVRPSVESLLDELESSVPAPVPSVTVSSGEMNSSQRVTPSQQQTRISASSATRELDELMASLSDFKFMAQGQGRAVNSSPPSSAPKPGSQLDNMLGSLQSDLNKLGVATVAKGVCGACKKPIAGQVVTAMGKTWHPEHFVCTHCQEEIGSRNFFERDGQPYCEKDYHNLFSPRCFYCNGPILDKVVTALDRTWHPEHFFCAQCGAFFGPEGFHERDGKAYCRKDYFDMFAPKCGGCTHAILENYISALNTLWHPECFVCRECFTPFVNGSFFEHDGQPYCEVHYHERRGSLCSGCQKPITGRCITAMGKKFHPEHFVCAFCLKQLNKGTFKEQNDKPYCQNCFVKLFC